The Sphaerisporangium siamense genome includes the window CGGCTACGGAACTTCCCCTGCCATCCTGGCGGCCCAGCCCGCCCTCCAGCCCCCAGGGCAGTTGCCCCCAGTCTCCACCCTGCACCCCCTTTCCCGGACGAACCCCCCATCCTCCGCCCCCTCCGCCGGCCCGGGGCTTACGAATCGCGGTATGACGCACCGCCCGGAGTTTGCTAACCTAGTCCCGCCGACGAGGGACGACACTCCCCCGTGCAGGCACCACTGTCCGGGTGGCGGAATAGGCAGACGCGCTAGCTTGAGGTGCTAGTGCCCTTTACGGGGCATGGGGGTTCAAGTCCCCCCTCGGACACACTTTGCTACATGATCGCCCGAGCTCAGCTCGGGCGATCACTGTTCTCCGGCCAGCTTCATAGGTGAGGCGCAGCCCGAGCCGCCCGTAGACCTGGGCCTTGTCCTGTGGGTCGGCGCTGCGGAGCGGCCTTCTCATGTCGCCGAGCGTGGTGGTCATGGCCGTGATCTCCTCCTCGGTGAGTCTCTTGGGCATGCTGGTGGTGATCTTGTCGAGCCGCAGTCGCTCGGCGCGGCGGCCGTCGGCGAGTTGGGCCTCGGCCATGGCCCGGTGGTCGATGCCGTTGGCCCGCGCGTACTGCTGCGGGAACACGCACCGGTAGTGCGCCTTGCCGTTGTTCCAGCTTCCCTGCATCCGCCGCTCACAGACGCCGCAGAACAGCAACCCCCGAATCACGTACGGCCGGAGCGTGCGGCGCGGCTTCCGTTCAGCGTCGGCTCGGCGACCGCGACGTTCGCACCCAGGCTCGCCATGCTGGAGACCACTAGCAGTGTCCACGGCAGCACACCGCCTCGGGAACCACGGCGGCTGGACAGATCACGTGCCCGCGTGGACGAGAGTCAGGATGCGGACCAGTCAGGCCCGCGGGGGGTGTCCTGGATGGTGACACCGACGTGGCTCAGGGCTTCGCGTACGGTGTCCGCGAGGTCGTAGGCGCTCGACTTTCGTAGTTCGCCGCGTAAGGCCAGCAGTGGTTCGACCAGCGGGGTCAGCCGTTCACGGGGGTCGCGGAGGTCGAGCGCGGGGGTGAGCCGGGCGATCATTTCGCGGAGGAGCGTGCGTGCCTGCGCGACGCCGTCCTCGTCCTCCTCGGTGTCCGCCGCCCATTCGCTGATCGCGGCTTCGAGATCCAGTACCGCCTGGATGAGCGCGTCGGCGTCGCGCCGGGCGAGAGCGGAGTCGAAACGTGCCTGGCATGCCCGCATGGCCTCCCCCAGCGTCGCGCTCGCGTGACCGGGCTGTGCCGCCGTTGCGAGGCCGGATGGCGGCAGCGGGTCGATGGTGTTCTCGGCGAGCTCGCGAAGCTCCGCGATGTCCAGCTTCGTGCCCGAGCGGAGGACGGTCTGTGCTCCGCCGCGTCGTACCGTCAGCCCGCCGCGCCCGCGTACTTCGGCGGTTCCGGCGTGGAGGTCGAAGATGACGGCGGTGTGCTCGTCGATGCCCAAAACCGCGGCGCCGTCCGGCAGGTCCTTCTCCAGCCGGGACAGCCGC containing:
- a CDS encoding zinc ribbon domain-containing protein codes for the protein MIRGLLFCGVCERRMQGSWNNGKAHYRCVFPQQYARANGIDHRAMAEAQLADGRRAERLRLDKITTSMPKRLTEEEITAMTTTLGDMRRPLRSADPQDKAQVYGRLGLRLTYEAGRRTVIARAELGRSCSKVCPRGDLNPHAP